In Rhodococcus pseudokoreensis, the DNA window TGTCGAGTGCGGCTTGGGTTTCGAACTTCAGCACGATCACGCAGACATCGGAGGTGCTGCTCTCCTTGAGCCACCCGCCACCGAGGAACCCGGGGAACAGCCGGGCGAGTCCGAGCCCGGTCTGGATCCAGTCGGCGAACTCCTCGTCGCAGCCGCGGAGGACCCGGCGGACGATGGTCGTCGTGACGGACGCATCCACAGGCTCGCCTGCCCTGGCGCCGTCGGCCGCGTTCTCCATCGTTTCCCTACCTCGGTTCCAGCTCACCCCCGTGACACGTTCCACCTCAAACTACCAGCGGATTCGACGTCACAGGTCGTAGAACGGCGCGGCGTACCGGAACGTGCCGGTGATGGACGGATCCCAGCATGCGAGCCGGCGTACCTGGAAGTGGGACGACCACGACGGCTGGTCCGGCTCGATCCCGACCGATGTTCCGGAGACGAAGCCGAACCGCGGGTAGTAGTCGAGGTGACCGAGCAGTGCGACGAGCGGTTCGTCCCTGGCGTCGGCCCCGCCGAGCACGGCGTGCATCAGCGCCGAACCCACCCCGGCGCGCTGGAGACCGGGGAGGACGCCGATCGGGCCGAGTGCGAGTACGTCCGTGGCGTCGACGGTCGCGCGGGTCAGGCAGACGTGGCCGACGACGGCTCCGTCGATTTCGGCGACGAGGGCCAGTTGCGGAATCCACGCGTCGCTCGACCGCAACAGGGTGACGAGGCCGACCTCGACGGGAGCGTCACCGTCGAAAGCCTGCCGGTGCACCTCGGCCACCGCGTCGACGTCGCCTGCATTCTCGCGTCTGATCAGCATGCGCCCACAGTGCATCGGCCGAGCCGCAGGCCGCAACGGATTTTCCGGCGCCGCCCGTTGTCCAGCCGGTAGCGGTGCGCGAAAAGCGTTCTCCAATCGTGACCGTGTGACGTTTGCGGCCGAATGAATTTCCGGCGCATCGGTAGCAGTATGGGCAGAACGTGAGTCGAGCGAAGGACAACGGGAATCGGGGGTGCGGGTGGTCGACGCCAGGGTGGTCGGATATAGTTGCGGTGTGCAACACAACGAGGTCGAGCCGGAGGAAACGCCCGCGTCGGGCGTGGTGGCCGTCCATGACGAACTCGTCCGCCTCGTCCGTCAACTGGTCGCCGGTGACCGCCCTCCCGTCGGATCCCCGACGTTCGCTCAACATTCGCTGCTCTCCTTCGTCGCCCGCAATCCGGGTTGCCGGGCCACCCAGATCTCGGACGCGTTCGGCGTGCACCGGTCCACCGTGTCGCGTCAACTCCGGGGCTGCATCGACGAGGGTTGGGTGCACGCCGAGCCGGGACCGCTCCGCAGCGGTCACCCGTTGAGCCTCACCGACGTCGGCGTCGCGGTGCTGGCCGGCGCGGACGCCCGCCGGGTGGAGGAGGTCCGCGACCGGGTGGCCTCGTGGTCGGACGGCGAGATCGCCGCGTTCGCCCGGCACCTCCGGAAGTTCCGCCAGGGCGGCGACGCCGACGACAGCATCGGAGACGGCAGCCGTGCGTGAGTACACCAGCGCCCCGACGTTCACCGTGTCGGACCACGAGAACGCCGTGCTCCGGGTGTTCGCGCACGCCGAGAGCAACCCGGATCGGGTGATGTACACGCGTCCGGAGTCCGGCGGGTGGGTCGACGTGACGGCCAAGGACTTCGGCGCACTCGTCACCGGGGTCGCGAAGGGTCTGATCGCCAACGGGGTCCGCCCCGGCGACCGGGTGGCACTGCTGTCGTCGACCAGATTCGAATGGTCGCTGCTCGACTACGCGATCTGGGCGGCGGGCGCGGCGTCCGTCCCCATCTACGACTCCTCTTCCCACGACCAGATCCGGTGGATCATCGAGGATTCGGGGGCCGTGGCCGCGCTCGTGGAGACCCCGGCGCACGCGTCGAGTTTCGAGGGTGACGGCATCCCCTACACGCTGAAACGGATCCTCACCATCGACGAGGACGCCGTGGGCACGCTCATCAAGGACGGGTTGTCGATCGACGATTCCGAGGTGTTCAAGCGGGTGGTGGCGCTGACCGCCAACGACCTCGCCTCGCTGGTGTACACGTCCGGCACGACGGGCCGTCCGAAGGGCTGCATCCTCACCCACCGGAACTTCCTGTCGGAGGTGCGGTCGCTGCTCGCGGCACCGATCGGCGACGTCGCCCGGCCGGGCAACCGGGTGCTGACGTTCCTTCCGCTGGCGCACGTGCTGGCGCGGGCCGTGTCGCTGGCGATGTTCGAAGGCGGCGCGACGCAGGCGCACTGGTCCGACTTCGGCACGGTCACCGGTGAATTCGAACGTTTCCGGCCCAACACCATCCTCGGTGTTCCCCGCGTGTTCGAGAAGGTGCGGGACGGCGCGGCCCGCAAGGCGGCGTCGGGTGGCGGCCTGCAGAAGCGGATCTTCGACTTCGCCGAGGCCACGGCGGTGGCGTACAGCGAAGCCCAGGACACGGGCGGTGCGCCGCTGCGACTCCGGCTCGAGCACGCGGTCGCCGACAAGCTCGTCTACGCGAAACTCCGTGCCGCCCTGGGCGGCGACTGCTGGTGGGCGATCTCGGGTGGCGGGGCGCTCATGCCCAGGCTCGGTCATTTCTTCCGCGGCATCGGGGTTCCCGTCTACGAGGGCTACGGACTCACCGAATCGACGGCCGCGCACTGCGTCAACGTTCCCGGTGCCCAGCGGATCGGAACGGTCGGTCAGCCGCTGGGTGGCAACAGTGTGCGCATCGCCGAGGACGGCGAGATCGAACTGCGCGGCGGCGTCGTGTTCGGCGGCTACTGGCGCAACGAACACGCCACCCGGGAAGTGCTGGACGACGGCTGGTTTCGCACCGGCGACCTCGGCGACCTGGACGAGAGCGGCTATCTCACCATCACCGGCCGGAAGAAGGATCTGCTGATCACCGCCGGCGGCAAGAACGTGTCGCCGGGTCCGCTCGAAGACCGGCTGCGCTCACACCCCCTCGTCTCACAGGCGGTGGTGGTCGGCGACGGCCGCCCGTTCATCGGTGCCCTGCTGACCGTGGATCCGCAGGAATTCCGCAAGTGGAAATCCGCGCACGGCAAGTCGTCCGATGCCACGGTGGCGGACCTGCGCGACGACGAGGACCTGCGCGGAGACCTGCAGGACGCCGTGGACGACGCGAACACCACCGTCTCGCACACGGAGTCGATCAAACGGTTCGTCGTCCTGGACCGCGACCTCACGGAAGCGGACGGGGAGCTTACCGCCACCCTGAAGATCAAGCGTCCCGTGGTGACCGAGCGCTTCGCGGACGACATCGCGGGCCTGTACCGCCGGGGCTGACCGGCTACGGTGGCGGCATGACAACAGCTTTCGTTCTGTCGGGTGGGGCGAGCCTCGGGGCAATCGAGGTCGGAATGTTGCAGACCCTGATCGGCAGGGGCATCCGGCCGGACCTCATCGTCGGCACGTCCGTCGGTGCGCTCAACGGTGCCTGGCTCGCCGGGGGTTCCTCCGACGCGGACCTGCGCGAACTGGCCGACCTGTGGCGCGGTCTCACCCGCAGCGCGGTGTTTCCCGCCGGATTGCTCACCGGATTCACCGGGTTCGTCGGTCTCCGCAACCATCTGGTCTCCAACCGCGCCGTCAGGAAGTTGCTGGCGCAGCATCTGCGGTTCGAACGGATGGAGGATGCGCCGATCCCGCTGCACGTCATCGCCGTCGACGTGCTGACCGGCAAGGACGTCCGGCTGTCGACGGGGCCTGCCGTCGACGCGGTCACCGCCAGCGCGTCGCTGCCCGGCATCCTCCCGCCCGTGGTGATCGACGGCCGGGCGCTGATGGACGGCGGGGTCGTCAACAACACGCCCATCTCGCACGCGATCGAATTGGGGGCGACGACCGTGTGGGTGCTTCCGACCGGCTACGCCTGCACCCTGTCGAAGGTTCCCGGAAGTGCGCTGGGTATGGGTTTGCTCGGCGTGACGCTCGCGATCAATCAGCGGCTCGCGCTCGACATCGAGCGGTACGAGAGCGTCGCGGACATCCGGGTGGTGCCCCCGCTGTGCCCGTTGGACACGAGTCCCGCCGATTTCGGTGACGCCGACGAACTGATCACGCGGGCGAGGGAGCAGACCGCGACGTGGCTCGACGAGGCACGCGTCGCCGGGGTCGGGCAGGCCGATCTGCTGCTGCCGCACGGGCACGGATAGCCGTCAGCGGCACCCCGTGGGCGCAGGTACTCCGGACAGCCGGTCGTCGATCCAGCGCACCATCTCGGGCAGCGCGAACACGGCGGCGGTGAGGTGCTCGCCGAACTGCGGGGCGTAGGTGACGTCGGCACCGCCGCGGCACCACTCCTGCTGCAGGGTGATCACCCCGTCCTCCGGAATCCACTCGTCGCCGAGGAACACTCGCGAAGACCCGTGATACAGCAGCACCGGCGCGGTCGGGGTGAGCGCGCCCATCCTGTTCTCGGCGACCACCGTCCGGGCGGTGGGAGTGCCGAACGGATCGGGGACAGCCGCGAACAGTTCGGCGGGCAGCGAGGCGACCCCGGCCGGCGCGAGAGTCAGGATGCACTGGTCCTTCAGCGGCGACGTCGCCAGCGCCACACCGAGCGGATTCGCCAGCATCAGCATCTCCGGGTATTCGCGGGCGAGCCCGAGGACGGCGGACAGATACACGCCGGAACCGAGCTGGCCGTTCATCGTCCTGCGGAGCAACCCGAAATCGGCGGGGGTCCCGCCCGCGGCGGCGCCGGCGAGTTCGACGTCCGGTGCGTACGTCGGCTGCAGTTGCGCCGCCCAGCCGGTGGCGATCGCACCGCCGCTGTATCCCGTCGCGAGAACCGGGCTGTCCGAGAGCCCGAGACCGGGAAGCTGCCTCATGCCGCGGATGCTGTCGAGTACGGCATGACCCGCCATCCGTCCCGCGCTGTACGCCATCCGCGGTCCCTCGTGATCGGGCACGAGAACCGCGTAGTTCTTCGCGAGGAACAGCGACAGCACCGGGGGGATGTCCAGGTCGAGGGTCTGCCAGTCGTGCACCATCTTGTAGGACGGGGTGCACCGGGCGCCCAGCGAGTCGATGGGCATGTTGTAGTCGACCACCGGTCTCGGACCCGGCGCGGTCCACTCCGCCGTCGGCACCAGCACCGTCGCGGTCACCGGCACGGGACGGTCCTTGGAATCGTTGGAACGCACCATGATCTGGTGGGCCCGGTGCGGCACCAGCGGGTTCGGCACCGCCCGGAGTGTCACTTCCCGCGAGCGGATGATCTCGCCGGCCGCGAACTCCGCGACGTTCGGCGGCCACACGAAGAAGTCGTCGTCCAGGATGGGGGACGGGAGAATGGATTCGGGCCCGAGCGGCTGGGCGGCCGCCGGCGGAGGGTGGGCGCACACATACGCCGCCGCACAGGTGGACAGTGTCATCAGGACCACCGCACGAAACAGGTTCATCGCTACCACCGCCCTGAGGTAACTGTCCCAGGATGTAACTGTAACTCCAGTCACATCGTCGCAGATAGACACGGCTGCAGCGGTGGTTTGTTTTCGAAGCGGGATGGTTACTGTGTGAGCATGGCGGTCACCGTGGAGCGGGCAGAACTCGAGCAGGCTGAAGACATCGTTCAGATGCACTGGGACGCTGAGGATTGGCTCCTGGCCAGGGAAATCGATCCGCCCGCCCGGGGTGAAGTGTCGCTCGCCGACGTGCGCGAGCAGATCGAATTCGGGGAATGGCGGGTCGCGCTGTTCGCGGGGATCGTGGTGGGGGCGCTCCGGGTACTGCGATCCGATCCGGACGTGTGGCTCGAGGACGACATCCCGGCCGCATACGTGGCCCGGGTCATGACCGACCGCAGGCACGCCAGCGCCGGACTGGGCGCCCAGTTGCTGCGGTGGGTCGACGAGCACGCCCGCTCCGAGGACGCGTCCGTCGTGCGGCTCGAATGCGTCGAAACCAACTCCCGGCTCCGCGACTACTACGAGGAGCAGGGATTCTTCCTGGTGGGTCGCCGGGACTTCGACGTGGAGTGGCCGAGCGTCGTGCTCATGGAGAAGGCGCTGCGCTGACGGTTCACAGCGGGTCGAGAATCCGGTGCAGGAACTGTCGTAGCCGCGGCACGGTCGGATTGACGAGTACGTCTTTCGGGGTGCCGCGTTCGAGCACGACACCGTTGTCGATGAACAGCACCTGGTCGGCCACCTGCTGCGCGAACCGTATCTCGTGGGTCACGATCACCATCGTCCAGCCCTCGGTCGCGAGATCCCGGATCACCCGCAACACCTCGCCGACCAGTTCGGGGTCCAGCGCGGACGTGGGCTCGTCGAACAACATCAGTTTCGGCTTCAGGGCGAGCGCCCGGGCGATACCGACCCGCTGCTGCTGACCGCCCGACAGCTCGTACGGGTACTGGTCCGCCTTCTCCGCCAGACCGACCTGCGTCAGCAACCGCATCGCGCCCGCACGCGCCTCGGCCTTGGGCCGTTTCTGCACCACGATCGGGCCCTCGGTCACGTTCTGGATCGCCGTCTTGTGCGGAAACAGGTTGTGGGCCTGGAACACCATCCCGCTCTGCGCGCGGAACCTGGCCAGCGCCGACCGGCCCACCTCGGCGCCGAAATCCACCGACTCGTCCCCGATCGAGATCACCCCGCGGTCCGCCATATCCAGGGCGTTGAGGGTGCGCAACACCGTCGTCTTGCCGGAGCCCGACGGTCCGATGATGACGGTCACCGTGCCCGCCCCGACGTCGAAGCTGATGTCGCGCAGAACGTGATGGTCGCCGAACGACTTCTCGACGCCGGATACCTGAAGGAGGGGAGGGGTGTCGGTCATCGGGCCACATACCTGTCGAGTCGGGCTTCGAGCCGGACCTGGACGGCCGACAGGAAGATGCAGATCACCCAGTAGTACAGCGCGGCGATGCCGTAGAGGGCGAAGAAGTCGAACGTCGGTGCGGCCGCGAGCTGGGCGACACGGAGCAGTTCGGTCACCAGGATCGTCGACGCCAGCGACGTGTCCTTCACGAGTGAGATCAGCGTGTTGGACAGCGGCGGGACTGCCACCCGGGTGGCCTGCGGCAGCACGATCCGCTGCAGGGTGGTGGTGTAGCCCATGCCGATGGTCTGCGCGGCTTCCCACTGGCCCTTGGGGATCGACAGGATCGCAGCCCGGATCACCTCGGCCGCGTAGCCGCCGACGTTGAGGCTGAACGCGATCACCGCCGCCGGGAACGGTTCGAGCGTCACGCCGAACTGCGGCAGCGCGTAGAACACGATGAACAACTGCACCAGCAGTGGGGTGCCGCGGATGATGGAGACGTAGAAGCGGGCCAGCATCGACAGCGGTCTGATCGACGAGATCCGGGCGAGCGCCACCAGCAACGCGATCACCAGACCGATGGTGAAGCTGATGATGGTCAGCGGAATCGTCATGGTGATCGTGGCCTTCAGCATCGGCCACAGGTTGTCCAGGATCAGCTGGACCGTTGCGTCGTCCACGGGCAGGCTCTCAGTTGGTCGGTGCCGACACGTCGGTGCCGAAGTACTTCTGCGAGATCTGTGCAAGCGTTCCGTCGGCGCGCAGTTCGTCCAGGGCCTTGTCGATGTCGGGTATCAGGCCGCTGTCCTTGCGGGCCGCGAATGCCTGCTCACTCGTGTCGCCGGTCTCGGCGGCCACCTTCACCCCGGTGTCGCCGGTCTGCTTCTGGTATTCGGCGACGGCCAGATTGTCGTTGACGGTGGCGTCGACCCGGCCGTCCTTGAGCAGCGTGATGGCCTGGACGAAGCCTTCGACGGATTCGACGTTCGCGCCCGCGTCCCTGGCCACCTGCGCCCAGTTGCTCGTCGCGGACTGCGCCGTCGTCTTGCCGTTCAGGTCGGCGAGCGAGGTGATCGCGTTGTCGTCGGCGCGGGTGACGATCACACCCTCGGAGTAGGTGTACGGCGTCGACAGGTCGTACTTCTGGGTGCGCTCGTCGTTGACGGTCACCTGGTTGGCGACGAGGTCGTAGCGTTTCGCCTCGAGCCCGGCGAAGATGGAGTCCCACGGGGTCTGGGTGAACTCGACGGACACGCCGAGTTTGTCGCCGACCGCGCGGATGACGTCGACGTCGTACCCGGTGAGCTGACCGTCGGGACCCTGGTAGCTGAACGGTGTGTACGTGCCCTCGGTGCCGACTTTCAGGACGCCCGATTCGCGTACCTGGTCGATCACCGGACCCGAATCGGAGCTTCCGCACCCGGCCAGCGACAGTGCGGTCAGGACGGCGATCAGGGCGGCCGGAAGTGTGCGTCGCACGGTGTTCCTCCTCTGTCGGCGGATCAGCTAACCGTACTGGTCGAACGCCACCCGGATAGGATCTTCGGGTCCCCATCAGGAAGAAGGATTGTCCCGCCGTGTCCTCTCTCGCTCTCCGACGGCCGGTGTGGCTGCATCCGACAGTGTTTCGTATCGAGTCGTTGTCCGCGCTCGTCGTGGCGATGGCCCTCATCCCGGAGGCGTTGTCGTTCTCCATCATCGTGGGTGTCGATCCGCGGGTGGGCTTGTTCACCGCCGCGATCATGGCGATGACCATCGCGTTCACCGGCGGCCGTCCGGCGATGATCTCCGCGGCCACCGGTTCGGTGTCGCTGGTGCTGGCCCCGCTCATGGCGTCGCACGGGTTGCAGTACCTCATTGCGGCGGTGTTCCTCGGCGGTGCGATGCAGATCGTCCTCGCCGTCCTCGGGGTGGCGCGGCTCATGCGGTTCCTGCCGCGCAGTGTGATGGTCGGCTTCTGCAACGCACTGGGAATCCTCATCTTCGTGCACCAGTTCCCGTATCTGACGAACGTGCCGTGGGCGGTGTACGCGCTCCTCGCCGCCGGTCTCGTGCTGCTCGTGTGGATTCCCCGGCTGACCACGGCGGTGCCCGCGCCGCTGCTCGTGATCGTCGGGCTCACCGCGTTCACCGTCCTCGCCGGTGTCGCCGTGCCCACCGTCGGGGATCAGGGCGAACTGCCCGACGGCCTGCCGACTCTCATCGGGCTGCCCGACGTACCGCTCACGGTCGACACCCTGCGCATCATCGCGCCGTTCGCGCTGGCGATGGCCGTCGTCGGGCTCCTCGAATCGTTGATGAGCGCCAAACTCGTGGACTCGGTCACCGACACGCATTCGGACAAGACGCGTGAGTCGTGGGGGCAGGACGTCGCGAACATCGTGACCGGGCTCTTCGGCGGCATGGGCGGGTGCGCCCTGATCGGGCAGACCATCATCAACGTCAAGACCGGCAGGGCGCGAACGCGGTTGTCGACGTTCCTGTCGGGTGCGTTTCTGCTGATTCTCGTGGTCGGTCTCGGCGACGTGGTGGGAACCATTCCGATGGCGGCGCTCGTCGCCGTGATGGTGCTGGTGGCCGCCACGACCTTCGACTGGCACAGCGTCCGCACGCTCCGGCGGATGCCGCTGAGCGAGACTCTGGTGATGCTCAGCACCGTCGCGGGCACCCTGGCCACGGACAATCTCGCGATCGGTGTGGGTGTCGGTGTGCTCGTCGCGATGGTGCTGTTCGCGCGCCGGGTGGCCCACATGGTGGACGTGCGCGGCGAACTCGACGGCGACGTGAAGACGTACCGGGTGAGCGGTCAGCTCTTCTTCGCCTCGTCCAACGACCTCGTGTTCTCGTTCGACTACGCGGACGACCCCGGCCGCGTGGTCATCGATCTGTCGGGCGCCACCATCTGGGACGCCTCCACCGTGGCCGCTCTCGACGGCATCACGACGAAGTACGCGAGCCGCGGCACCGACGTCACCGTGGAGGGCCTGAATCCGGTCAGCGAGGAGCGGTACCGCAGGCTGACCGGCCGGCTGGGCGACTAACCGACGGTCTCCCGCAGGTACGCGAGGTCGTCGGCCAGCCCCTCCTCCGGCGTCTCGAGGACGACGGGTGCGCCGGCGGTCCGCACGACCTCGGCGAGCAGTTCGGGGTCGATGGTTCCGTCGGCGAGGTTGGCGTGCCGGTCGCGGGCCGAGTCGAACTCGTCGCGGGAGTTGTTGAGGTGCACCAGGTCGATTCGTCCCGTGATGGCCTTGATGCGTTCGACGACCCCCACCAGATCCTCGCCGCCCGCCCAGGCGTGACAGGTGTCGAGGCAGAAGCCGGCGCCGAAATCGCCGACCTCCTGCCACAGCCGGTCGATGGCATCGAAGTGCCGCGCCATCGCGAAGTCGCCGCCGGCCGTGTTCTCGATGAGGATGGGGACGGGGAATCCGCCCTTGTCGGCCTGGCGTTCGAACAGTTTGCGCCAGTTGATGATCCCCGCGTTCACGTCCTCGCCGTCGCGGACGTGCCCGCCGTGGACCACCAGCCCGAACGCGCCGATGTCGGCGGCGGCCTGGGCCTGCTGCGCGACGGCGTTGCGGGACGGCATCCGGAGCCGGTTGTTGAGGCTGGCCACGTTGATCACGTACGACGAGTGCACGACGACGTCGATGGGACTGTCGCGGATCTCGTCGGTCCGCGGATGTGCCGGGGGCTTCTCCCATTTCTGCGGGTCCGTGAGGAACATCTGAATGACGTCGGCGCCGAGCCGTTCGCCGTATCCGATCGGATCTTCGTCCTGGCGGACGTGTGCTCCTATGCGCATGTAACCAGGGTAGGTGGTGGGTGCTGTGACCATGCCTGTGCTTGCGATCGCAGGCGTAAGGAGGAATGCTCCCTCGTTTTCACCAACTTCATGGTTTAAGCCTGCGTTCGCAGTCATAGGCATGGACTTCGGCGGAGAATCGGCGCACACTGGCGTTAAGCATCCGTCGACAAGCTTTGATTTGATCCAGGAGGCTGCCATGGCTACCCCACGTCGCCGCGAGCGAACCGACACCGGCGGGATCTCCGACGGATTCGTGGCACGGCGACACCAACTCGGGCTGACTCAGGCGGAGCTCGCCGACCTGGCCGGAGTGTCGAGGTCGAGTGTGCAGTCGATCGAATCGGGCCGGGGCACCGTCCAACTGGATCTCGTCGACGCCGTCGCGGACGCCATGGGATGCCGTCTGGCGCTGCTCACCCGTTCGGGAGTCGAGGTGGAGGCCTGATGGTCGAGAACCTCAGCGGCGTCGACCGGGCCGACGTCTACAAGGGTGACCGCCTCGCAGGCAGTCTCGTGCGGGAGGGCGGGGACGTCGTCTTCCGCTACGACCCCGCGTACCTGCAGGACCCCGGCGCCCCGCAGGTCGCGTGGACGATCCCCACTTCGTCGACCGACGTGCGTGCCAGCGGAGGCAGCGTCCCGCCGTTCTTCGCGGGTCTCCTCCCCGAGGGGATCCGGCTGCGGGGCGCGGTCGCGGCCACCAAGACGTCCGAGGACGATCACCTCACGATCCTGATGGCGGTCGGAGCCGACACGATCGGCGACGTGCGCGTCCTGCCCGCAGGGGTGCCGCCGCCCGAGACCGCGCCCGTGTTCGACCCCGACGCGATCGAGCGCCAGGACCTGCGGGCGCTGTTCGAGCACATGTCGGGGCACGAGGCCGTGAAGCTGGACCCCACGTCGCTGCCCGGGGTTCAGGCGAAGGTGTCGGCCCAGATGTACTCGACACCGATCGCGACGGAGAAGGGCCCCGCCATTCTCAAACTCTCGCCACCGCAGGGATACCCGCAGTTGGTCGAGAACGAGCACTTCTTCATGGGACTCGCCGCGCAGTGCGGGTTGCCCGTAGCCGACCACCAACTGGTGCACGACGGAAAGGGGAACGCCGGCCTGCTCGTCGCGCGCTTCGACCGTCGAGTCGATGCGTCCGGCCGTGTCGTCCGCACACCCCAGGAGGATGCGTGCCAGGTGATGGGGATGTTCCCCGCGGCCAAGTACCGGCTGAAGACAGAGAACGTGATCACCGCACTCGCTGGGGTGTGCGAGCGCGGCGGCGGATCGGCGCGCGTCGCCACCCTGGAACTGCTTCGGCTGGTGGCCTACTCGTACGCGATCGGCAACGGCGACCTGCACGGCAAGAACTTCTCGGTGCAACTCGCCGAATCGGGTTTGTGGAGCGTCACACCCGCCTACGACCTGCTCTGCACCCAGCCGTACCTCGGGTGGCGCGACCCGATGGCCCTCGACTTCTACGGCAAAGCGAACAAACTCGACCGCAGGCACTTCGTCGAATGCGGGGGCCGGCTCGGTGTTCCCGAACGAGCGGTCAGCAGAATGCTCGACGGCGTCCGCAAGGGCATCGGGCGTGGCATCGGGGAGATCGAGTCGATCGGCTTCACCGAAAAGGAGAACACGCTGCTGCGCACACTGATGGAACGGCGCTCGGACGAACTGGGCTGAGCCGGCTCACCACACCCGGAACGCGCTGTCCGAGAGCGTGAATCCGTGACCCGCCTCGCTGCGGCACGACACCCCGGCGGCCTCGTCGACGACGCACGTCAGGTCGTTCACCTGCAACACCCTTCCATACGACAGCGCGGGAGCGGCAGATCCGTCGAGGGGATAGAACCGAGGGTCGCCGGCACTGGCGAACTGGCCGGGGCGGCCGCCGGTGACCTCGATCGCGTTGGGCGTGACCGGGGTCCCGGACGCACCGGCGCCCGGGACCTTCGGCGCCGACGCCGGCATCGGGCCGTGGCAGCCGGCGGTCGGGAGGTCGCCGCCGGTCAGGATTGCACAGTGGAACTTGGTGCTCGGCGTGGTGAAGTAGTAACTCCCCGCCGCGGTGCCGGCGAACGCCTGCGGGTCGGCCGGGGGAGGGGTGCTGGTCGTGGTTGTTGTTGTCGTGGACGGGGGTGCGCTGGTGGTGGTGGTCTTCGGCGCGGTTGTCACAGCGGGTGTGGTCGCGGAGGTGGTCGCCGGCCCCGCGACGGCGCCGGTCTCGGGGGAGCCGTCGACGGAGCGGGCGCAACCGGCCACCACAACCACTGCCGCCGCCGCGAACAGAAGTACCGCACGCACCGTGTCAGTCATGGGGAGAGCCTAGAACCGCACCCGTCCCGAGCGGTCGCGGCGCGTCGGGCGAAATTCTGGGACAGTGGGTGGTCAGCGAACTGCCAGGAGGTCCGATGTCGGAAAGCGCCCAG includes these proteins:
- a CDS encoding SulP family inorganic anion transporter: MSSLALRRPVWLHPTVFRIESLSALVVAMALIPEALSFSIIVGVDPRVGLFTAAIMAMTIAFTGGRPAMISAATGSVSLVLAPLMASHGLQYLIAAVFLGGAMQIVLAVLGVARLMRFLPRSVMVGFCNALGILIFVHQFPYLTNVPWAVYALLAAGLVLLVWIPRLTTAVPAPLLVIVGLTAFTVLAGVAVPTVGDQGELPDGLPTLIGLPDVPLTVDTLRIIAPFALAMAVVGLLESLMSAKLVDSVTDTHSDKTRESWGQDVANIVTGLFGGMGGCALIGQTIINVKTGRARTRLSTFLSGAFLLILVVGLGDVVGTIPMAALVAVMVLVAATTFDWHSVRTLRRMPLSETLVMLSTVAGTLATDNLAIGVGVGVLVAMVLFARRVAHMVDVRGELDGDVKTYRVSGQLFFASSNDLVFSFDYADDPGRVVIDLSGATIWDASTVAALDGITTKYASRGTDVTVEGLNPVSEERYRRLTGRLGD
- a CDS encoding helix-turn-helix transcriptional regulator, coding for MATPRRRERTDTGGISDGFVARRHQLGLTQAELADLAGVSRSSVQSIESGRGTVQLDLVDAVADAMGCRLALLTRSGVEVEA
- a CDS encoding amino acid ABC transporter substrate-binding protein gives rise to the protein MRRTLPAALIAVLTALSLAGCGSSDSGPVIDQVRESGVLKVGTEGTYTPFSYQGPDGQLTGYDVDVIRAVGDKLGVSVEFTQTPWDSIFAGLEAKRYDLVANQVTVNDERTQKYDLSTPYTYSEGVIVTRADDNAITSLADLNGKTTAQSATSNWAQVARDAGANVESVEGFVQAITLLKDGRVDATVNDNLAVAEYQKQTGDTGVKVAAETGDTSEQAFAARKDSGLIPDIDKALDELRADGTLAQISQKYFGTDVSAPTN
- a CDS encoding deoxyribonuclease IV, which encodes MRIGAHVRQDEDPIGYGERLGADVIQMFLTDPQKWEKPPAHPRTDEIRDSPIDVVVHSSYVINVASLNNRLRMPSRNAVAQQAQAAADIGAFGLVVHGGHVRDGEDVNAGIINWRKLFERQADKGGFPVPILIENTAGGDFAMARHFDAIDRLWQEVGDFGAGFCLDTCHAWAGGEDLVGVVERIKAITGRIDLVHLNNSRDEFDSARDRHANLADGTIDPELLAEVVRTAGAPVVLETPEEGLADDLAYLRETVG
- a CDS encoding type II toxin-antitoxin system HipA family toxin, whose translation is MVENLSGVDRADVYKGDRLAGSLVREGGDVVFRYDPAYLQDPGAPQVAWTIPTSSTDVRASGGSVPPFFAGLLPEGIRLRGAVAATKTSEDDHLTILMAVGADTIGDVRVLPAGVPPPETAPVFDPDAIERQDLRALFEHMSGHEAVKLDPTSLPGVQAKVSAQMYSTPIATEKGPAILKLSPPQGYPQLVENEHFFMGLAAQCGLPVADHQLVHDGKGNAGLLVARFDRRVDASGRVVRTPQEDACQVMGMFPAAKYRLKTENVITALAGVCERGGGSARVATLELLRLVAYSYAIGNGDLHGKNFSVQLAESGLWSVTPAYDLLCTQPYLGWRDPMALDFYGKANKLDRRHFVECGGRLGVPERAVSRMLDGVRKGIGRGIGEIESIGFTEKENTLLRTLMERRSDELG